From Candidatus Bathyanammoxibius amoris, the proteins below share one genomic window:
- the purB gene encoding adenylosuccinate lyase gives MTERHDTYRNPLADRYAGPEMARLFSDNNRHTTWRRLWIALAEAQHEIGLKNITGAQIDEMKAHLEDIPYDEVRKLESRIRHDVMAHLRVFGEQCPGAKPIMHLGATSAYVLDNTDLIIMRGALEIIKKRLAGVIDALSKQAGTHRDLVTVAFTHYQPAQLTTVGKRACLWLQDFLLDLEDLEYRVGTLKFRGVKGATGTQDSFMALLDGDSGKIKRLEELVAKKMGFSASYPVTGQTYSRKIDSQALALLSGIAQSAHKFSNDVRLLQNLREAEEPFEAEQVGSSAMPYKRNPVLSERTASLARLVICGSLNPAFNAAGQWFERTLDDSANRRISIPETFMATEGLLTLVHNVAAGLKVNPNIIEHHVRSELPFLATERILMAAVKGGGDRQELHERIRVHAMEAVRLIKEGATDNDLLDRIAGDPKFSAFIDRKQLDQVLDPGKFVGRAPEQVDDFLKDTVAPVLKRHKHLIEKPVKLTV, from the coding sequence TTGACAGAGAGACACGACACATACCGGAATCCGTTGGCGGACAGATACGCAGGCCCTGAGATGGCCCGGCTGTTCTCCGACAATAACCGCCACACCACCTGGCGCAGGCTCTGGATAGCCCTGGCAGAGGCGCAACATGAAATCGGGCTTAAGAACATAACCGGGGCCCAGATAGACGAGATGAAGGCCCACCTCGAAGACATACCGTACGATGAGGTGCGTAAACTCGAATCCCGGATAAGACACGACGTGATGGCCCACCTGAGGGTCTTTGGGGAGCAGTGTCCCGGCGCAAAGCCAATTATGCACCTGGGTGCCACCAGCGCCTACGTCCTTGATAATACGGACCTTATAATCATGCGCGGCGCCCTTGAAATAATAAAGAAACGGCTGGCCGGCGTCATAGATGCCCTGTCGAAACAGGCGGGCACGCACAGAGACCTTGTAACCGTGGCCTTTACCCACTACCAGCCTGCCCAGCTTACCACAGTCGGCAAGCGGGCCTGTCTCTGGCTCCAGGATTTCCTGCTGGACCTTGAGGACCTGGAATACCGGGTCGGGACGCTCAAGTTCAGGGGCGTAAAGGGCGCGACCGGCACGCAGGACAGCTTTATGGCCCTCCTGGACGGCGACTCCGGAAAGATAAAAAGACTTGAGGAACTGGTGGCAAAGAAGATGGGCTTCAGCGCCTCGTATCCCGTAACCGGCCAGACCTATTCCAGAAAGATTGACAGCCAGGCCCTGGCCCTCTTGAGCGGGATAGCCCAGTCGGCCCACAAGTTCTCCAACGACGTCCGGCTGCTGCAAAACCTGCGCGAGGCGGAAGAACCGTTTGAGGCGGAGCAGGTGGGCTCCTCAGCCATGCCGTATAAAAGAAACCCGGTACTCTCTGAGCGGACAGCGTCGCTGGCGCGTCTTGTCATATGCGGCAGTCTAAACCCCGCCTTCAACGCCGCCGGACAGTGGTTCGAGAGGACGCTCGACGACTCCGCCAACCGCCGCATCTCCATACCCGAGACATTCATGGCTACTGAAGGTCTTCTCACTCTCGTACACAACGTCGCGGCAGGACTAAAGGTCAACCCGAACATAATAGAACACCATGTGAGAAGTGAACTGCCCTTCCTGGCCACCGAGCGCATTCTCATGGCGGCCGTCAAGGGCGGTGGCGACCGGCAGGAGCTTCACGAACGCATCCGCGTCCACGCAATGGAAGCCGTCCGCCTCATCAAGGAAGGCGCCACGGATAATGACCTGCTCGACAGGATCGCCGGAGACCCCAAATTCTCCGCCTTTATCGACAGAAAACAACTTGACCAGGTACTCGACCCGGGAAAATTTGTCGGCCGCGCGCCGGAGCAGGTGGACGATTTCCTTAAGGATACGGTGGCGCCCGTCCTGAAGAGACACAAGCATCTCATAGAAAAACCCGTAAAGTTGACCGTTTGA
- a CDS encoding response regulator, with protein MVAICSPYSNRKQYSLLITDTDETSREIIKDFFEPEGYNTYLAGSGREAVEIAREVVIHALITDMNLPDISGLDTFGFIKKEFQVVLPCILLSRDASKEMLLRAISAEAYAVISKPIKLDVLHFAMKQIMKKYYWEREDFKGIHI; from the coding sequence ATGGTAGCAATTTGTTCACCTTACAGTAACCGAAAGCAATACTCTCTGCTCATCACTGACACGGACGAGACCTCCAGGGAGATTATAAAGGATTTTTTCGAGCCAGAGGGTTATAATACCTATCTGGCCGGTTCGGGCAGGGAAGCCGTGGAGATTGCGAGAGAAGTGGTCATCCACGCGCTTATAACGGACATGAACCTGCCGGACATAAGCGGTCTCGATACGTTCGGGTTCATAAAGAAAGAGTTCCAAGTCGTCCTCCCGTGCATCCTGCTCTCAAGGGACGCATCAAAGGAGATGTTGTTGAGGGCAATCTCCGCAGAGGCCTACGCGGTTATCTCCAAGCCTATTAAGCTCGACGTACTGCACTTTGCCATGAAACAGATAATGAAGAAATACTACTGGGAAAGAGAAGATTTTAAGGGAATCCACATATAA
- the groL gene encoding chaperonin GroEL (60 kDa chaperone family; promotes refolding of misfolded polypeptides especially under stressful conditions; forms two stacked rings of heptamers to form a barrel-shaped 14mer; ends can be capped by GroES; misfolded proteins enter the barrel where they are refolded when GroES binds), translating into MAVKKIFYGEDASGIISSGVSKISQAVKITLGPGGRDVIIEKSFGSPTVTKDGVTVAKEIELEDPYEDMGAKMIKEVASKTNDVAGDGTTTATVIAEAVLLEGLKNKTAGANPMSIRRGIEKAVEKVTQELHKMSVPVAGKKEIAQVATVAANSDEEIGAHVANAVERVGKDGVITVEEGSGIETTMDMVEGMQFDKGYLSAYFITDGDTQEVVFENPLILVHEKKLSQIKELVPLLEKVVQAGKPFLIIAEDVADEALATLVVNKLRGTLNIAAVKAPGFGEKRRAMLGDIAALIGANPIFEDLGIELAKVDLSYLGSAKKVIIDKENTTIIKGRGSKENIDGRIQQIRAEMEATTSDYDKEKLQERLAKLSSGVAVLNVGAATEVEMKEKKARMEDAIQATKAAQEEGILPGGGVALLRAAKVLDKLELAGDEGTGRDIVKKALEAPIKQLATNAGFDGEVVLYKVKEAKDGRGFDVVRGEYTDMIKRGIIDPAKVVRTAVQNGASIAALLLTTDALVGEVPEEKPPAPMPGGMGGMGGGMPGMGGMGGMGGGMPGMGGMGGMGGMPM; encoded by the coding sequence ATGGCAGTTAAGAAGATTTTCTACGGGGAAGATGCCTCTGGCATAATCTCCAGTGGAGTAAGCAAGATATCCCAGGCCGTCAAAATTACACTGGGACCGGGGGGCAGAGACGTAATCATTGAAAAAAGCTTCGGTTCCCCGACCGTCACAAAGGACGGTGTCACAGTAGCCAAGGAAATAGAACTGGAAGACCCGTACGAGGACATGGGTGCCAAAATGATAAAGGAAGTAGCCTCCAAGACCAATGACGTCGCCGGTGACGGCACCACCACCGCTACCGTCATAGCGGAGGCCGTCCTCCTGGAGGGCCTGAAGAACAAAACTGCCGGAGCAAACCCGATGTCCATCCGTAGAGGCATAGAAAAGGCCGTTGAAAAGGTGACACAGGAACTGCACAAGATGAGTGTCCCCGTTGCCGGCAAGAAAGAGATTGCCCAGGTGGCAACGGTGGCGGCCAACAGCGATGAGGAGATAGGTGCGCACGTCGCCAACGCCGTGGAACGTGTAGGGAAAGACGGTGTGATTACCGTCGAGGAAGGAAGCGGCATCGAGACCACGATGGACATGGTTGAAGGCATGCAGTTTGACAAAGGTTACCTCTCCGCGTATTTTATCACCGACGGGGACACGCAGGAGGTAGTCTTTGAGAACCCGCTTATACTGGTCCACGAGAAGAAATTGTCGCAGATAAAAGAACTCGTACCCCTGTTGGAAAAGGTCGTCCAAGCAGGCAAACCCTTCTTGATCATCGCTGAGGACGTGGCGGATGAGGCGCTGGCCACGCTCGTCGTCAACAAGCTTCGCGGCACACTGAACATTGCCGCCGTAAAGGCGCCGGGTTTCGGCGAGAAACGTAGGGCCATGCTGGGTGACATCGCCGCACTAATCGGTGCAAACCCCATCTTTGAGGACCTCGGGATTGAACTGGCAAAGGTAGACCTCTCGTACCTGGGAAGCGCAAAAAAGGTAATTATAGACAAAGAAAACACGACCATAATCAAAGGACGCGGCAGTAAGGAGAATATTGACGGCAGGATACAACAAATACGTGCGGAGATGGAGGCAACCACCTCAGACTACGACAAGGAAAAGCTCCAGGAACGTCTGGCCAAGCTCTCAAGCGGGGTCGCCGTATTAAACGTCGGTGCCGCCACCGAGGTGGAGATGAAGGAAAAGAAGGCCCGGATGGAAGACGCCATCCAGGCCACCAAGGCGGCTCAGGAGGAAGGTATACTGCCTGGAGGCGGTGTCGCACTGCTCCGCGCGGCAAAGGTCCTGGACAAACTTGAGCTTGCGGGCGACGAAGGGACGGGCCGGGACATCGTCAAAAAGGCACTGGAGGCACCCATAAAACAGCTTGCGACAAACGCCGGATTTGACGGAGAGGTGGTACTCTATAAGGTAAAGGAGGCCAAGGACGGTCGGGGCTTTGACGTTGTCCGGGGCGAGTATACCGATATGATAAAGCGCGGCATAATAGACCCCGCCAAGGTGGTGCGGACCGCCGTACAAAACGGGGCCAGTATCGCGGCATTACTGCTCACCACGGACGCGCTGGTCGGGGAGGTCCCCGAAGAGAAACCCCCGGCACCCATGCCCGGCGGTATGGGCGGCATGGGCGGGGGCATGCCCGGTATGGGTGGCATGGGCGGTATGGGTGGTGGTATGCCCGGTATGGGCGGCATGGGTGGCATGGGCGGCATGCCCATGTAA
- the lpxD gene encoding UDP-3-O-(3-hydroxymyristoyl)glucosamine N-acyltransferase, protein MEKTLGELAEYVGGTVKGDKNIRIRGIKAMDDAEEGYVTFLANEKYEKKLNNTAASAIIVSPKFQDLDKPLLISKNPYLAFAKIVDLMMNPETEYPKTIDKTAVISPSAQTGKDVSIFSHVYVGERTVLGDNVVLMPKVYIGDDCEIGDNTVIHPNVVIYANTKIGRNVTIHANTVLGSGGFGYAPDGSGYFDIPQVGETVIEDDVVIGDNTTIQRGALDATRIGRGTKIGSQCQIAHNVEIGENTLLIGQIGVAGTAKIGSNCILAGGVGVVGHVTVGDRVTIGARAGVTNDLPGGDTYLGYPAVSIKKMRRSQMAAHRLPNLIEDMRSLKRRIRDLEEKLGWKKSDS, encoded by the coding sequence ATGGAGAAAACCCTTGGAGAGCTGGCCGAGTACGTAGGTGGTACGGTAAAGGGAGACAAGAACATAAGGATCCGTGGAATTAAGGCCATGGACGATGCCGAAGAGGGATACGTTACCTTCCTGGCCAATGAGAAGTATGAGAAGAAATTAAACAATACCGCAGCATCCGCCATCATCGTCTCACCCAAGTTCCAGGATTTAGATAAACCTCTTCTTATCAGCAAAAACCCCTATCTGGCGTTTGCCAAGATAGTGGACCTCATGATGAACCCGGAGACGGAATACCCGAAGACCATTGACAAAACTGCCGTAATAAGCCCTTCGGCTCAGACCGGTAAGGACGTGAGTATATTCTCTCACGTCTACGTGGGAGAACGTACGGTTCTCGGTGACAACGTGGTCCTTATGCCCAAGGTCTATATCGGGGACGATTGTGAGATTGGAGATAATACGGTAATACATCCCAATGTGGTTATCTACGCGAATACGAAGATAGGCAGGAACGTTACAATCCACGCCAATACCGTGCTCGGCAGCGGCGGTTTCGGCTATGCCCCGGACGGCAGCGGTTATTTTGACATCCCTCAGGTGGGCGAGACCGTGATAGAGGACGACGTGGTGATAGGTGACAACACCACCATACAGAGGGGCGCCCTGGATGCTACCCGGATAGGCAGGGGCACAAAGATAGGCAGTCAATGTCAGATTGCACACAACGTTGAGATTGGAGAAAACACACTGCTGATAGGCCAGATAGGCGTGGCCGGGACCGCAAAGATAGGCAGTAACTGCATCCTGGCAGGGGGTGTGGGCGTCGTGGGGCACGTTACCGTGGGTGACAGGGTCACGATCGGCGCGCGCGCCGGCGTGACGAACGACCTCCCCGGCGGCGATACTTACCTGGGTTACCCGGCCGTCTCTATAAAAAAGATGCGTCGTTCACAAATGGCCGCGCACAGGCTGCCCAATCTCATCGAGGACATGAGGTCGTTAAAAAGGCGGATACGGGACCTGGAAGAGAAGCTCGGATGGAAAAAATCGGACTCATAG
- the pyrE gene encoding orotate phosphoribosyltransferase → MGKKIMQAAYRTGEFTLSSGRKSDYIFDKYAFETRPGLLGAITDLLAEMVPPETKRLAGMEIGGIPLATALSIKTGLPFVIIRKAPKGHGITRQIEGQLSEGEEVLLIEDVVTTGGQSVTGTDTLRAAGATVNKVLCVIDREEGGREHIESKGLAFDALFTKSALTA, encoded by the coding sequence TTGGGTAAAAAGATAATGCAGGCCGCCTACAGGACGGGTGAATTCACACTCAGTTCCGGCAGGAAGAGCGATTACATCTTCGATAAATACGCCTTTGAGACCCGGCCGGGACTCCTGGGGGCAATAACAGACCTTCTGGCCGAGATGGTCCCTCCCGAAACAAAAAGACTTGCGGGGATGGAGATAGGGGGCATACCCCTGGCCACCGCGCTGTCTATAAAAACAGGCCTCCCGTTTGTAATCATCAGAAAGGCGCCAAAAGGACACGGTATCACGCGCCAGATAGAGGGGCAACTATCCGAGGGCGAGGAGGTATTATTGATTGAGGACGTAGTCACGACCGGGGGACAGTCCGTCACGGGGACAGACACCCTGCGCGCGGCAGGCGCAACGGTCAATAAAGTTCTCTGCGTAATCGACAGGGAAGAAGGCGGCAGGGAGCACATCGAATCAAAGGGCCTGGCCTTCGACGCCCTCTTCACAAAGAGCGCTCTGACGGCGTGA
- a CDS encoding co-chaperone GroES has protein sequence MKVKPIGEKVLVKRLEPEEKTAGGILLPESAKEKPREGKVVELGDGKLLKSGQRVKSQLKKGDRVIFSSYGGTEVIIDDEEYLIMSEEDILAVYA, from the coding sequence ATGAAGGTAAAACCTATCGGGGAAAAGGTCCTGGTAAAGAGACTCGAACCTGAAGAAAAGACTGCCGGCGGGATTCTACTTCCCGAGTCCGCAAAGGAAAAACCCCGGGAGGGAAAGGTGGTTGAACTGGGAGACGGCAAGCTCCTGAAGAGCGGCCAGAGGGTTAAGAGTCAGCTGAAGAAGGGTGACCGCGTGATTTTCTCATCATATGGGGGCACGGAGGTCATAATCGACGACGAGGAATACCTTATTATGTCTGAAGAAGACATACTGGCCGTTTATGCTTGA